In Nostoc sp. UHCC 0926, a single genomic region encodes these proteins:
- a CDS encoding MalY/PatB family protein translates to MKYNFDKVILRSNTRSLKYDTRERYVKPKDTIPMWVADMDFEAPPEVLEAIRQRAEYGIFGYSVRTDDYYDAVINWMRRRFAWEVKQSWITFTPGVVPALNFAIKAFTHPGDKVIIQPPVYYPFMNAVINNGRRLVTNQLIQHENGTYAIDFDDLERSIDDQTRLIIFCSPHNPVGRVWRLEELNRFAKICLKHDLVVVSDEIHADLIMPGYKHTVLETLSDEIASRVVTCTAPNKTFNLAGLGVANIIISNPSLRNRFKTELSKAGLMMTNIFGIEATIAAYRYGEPWLEALNSYLHQNFKFLVSFVRDHLPQVKAIPLEGTYLVWLDFRGMGRSDDEINETLLNQAKVWLSDGSTFGKGGEGFQRINIATPRDVLERGLKQIAKAFADN, encoded by the coding sequence ATGAAATATAATTTCGACAAAGTAATTTTACGTTCCAACACTCGTTCTCTCAAATATGATACGCGGGAACGATACGTTAAGCCTAAGGATACTATACCCATGTGGGTTGCGGACATGGATTTTGAGGCTCCCCCTGAGGTTCTCGAAGCCATCCGACAACGCGCAGAATATGGAATTTTTGGCTACAGCGTCAGAACTGACGATTACTACGATGCTGTGATCAACTGGATGCGGCGGCGGTTTGCTTGGGAGGTTAAACAGAGTTGGATTACCTTCACTCCTGGGGTTGTTCCGGCATTAAACTTCGCAATCAAGGCTTTCACACATCCTGGGGATAAGGTAATTATTCAACCCCCAGTGTATTACCCCTTTATGAATGCGGTGATCAACAACGGTCGGCGACTGGTAACCAACCAATTGATTCAACACGAAAACGGCACATATGCCATCGATTTCGATGATTTGGAACGTTCTATCGACGACCAGACGCGATTGATCATCTTTTGCAGTCCTCACAATCCAGTGGGGAGAGTCTGGCGTCTCGAAGAACTGAATCGTTTTGCTAAAATTTGTCTGAAACATGACCTTGTGGTTGTTTCTGATGAGATACACGCAGACCTAATCATGCCGGGGTATAAACACACCGTGCTTGAGACGCTTTCCGATGAAATTGCCAGCCGCGTTGTGACCTGCACAGCCCCAAATAAAACATTTAATCTCGCTGGACTGGGAGTTGCCAACATAATAATCTCTAACCCATCGCTGCGTAACAGGTTTAAGACTGAGCTGTCCAAAGCAGGATTAATGATGACAAATATCTTCGGCATTGAAGCTACCATTGCAGCTTATCGGTATGGTGAACCCTGGCTCGAAGCGTTGAACTCCTACCTTCATCAGAATTTTAAATTTTTAGTGTCCTTTGTTCGTGACCATCTCCCCCAGGTAAAAGCTATCCCTTTAGAGGGGACTTACCTGGTCTGGTTGGATTTCAGGGGTATGGGACGCAGCGACGATGAGATCAACGAGACCTTGCTTAATCAAGCGAAAGTATGGTTAAGCGATGGTTCAACCTTTGGTAAAGGCGGCGAAGGATTTCAGCGAATCAATATTGCAACTCCACGGGATGTCTTAGAACGTGGGTTAAAACAAATCGCAAAAGCCTTTGCCGATAACTGA
- a CDS encoding transposase has translation MNYHYSPVNMKRARLEEFRQVAYKYLGRAVSGNSFVATEKLEVKNMTRKAKTQHSKKQKAGLNKSILDVGFGMLRSTIKYKIEQIGGLFIEVPTRQVKPSQTSPKCGNQHQKTLDIRVHQCGVCKYVQDRDIAAAEVMLYWAKGTLPGLGTSLVGADLTSSTSRTRKQAGSMKQLGEKKRQKSQSNFPKNKLEDVETSS, from the coding sequence TTGAACTACCATTACTCGCCTGTCAACATGAAACGTGCCAGACTTGAAGAGTTTCGTCAAGTAGCTTACAAATATTTAGGTAGAGCTGTCAGCGGTAATAGCTTCGTTGCGACCGAAAAGCTAGAAGTCAAAAACATGACTCGAAAAGCAAAAACACAGCATAGCAAAAAACAGAAAGCTGGACTAAATAAGTCTATTCTTGACGTTGGTTTTGGGATGTTACGTAGCACCATCAAATACAAAATAGAACAGATTGGTGGTCTATTTATCGAAGTTCCAACCCGTCAAGTAAAACCGTCTCAAACCTCCCCTAAATGCGGAAACCAACACCAGAAAACCCTCGATATCCGAGTACATCAGTGTGGTGTTTGCAAATATGTGCAAGATAGAGATATTGCTGCTGCCGAAGTAATGCTTTATTGGGCAAAAGGAACTCTACCGGGATTGGGAACCAGTCTCGTAGGCGCTGATCTTACTAGCTCTACCTCACGCACCCGCAAACAAGCAGGAAGCATGAAGCAACTGGGGGAAAAGAAGCGTCAGAAATCTCAAAGCAATTTCCCTAAAAACAAGCTAGAGGATGTAGAAACCTCTAGCTAG
- a CDS encoding pyridoxal phosphate-dependent aminotransferase encodes MKLAARVSQVTPSLTLAIAAKAKALKVEGIDVCSFSAGEPDFDTPAHIKAAAVKALDEGKTKYGAAAGEPKLREAIARKLKIDNGLDYKSENVIVTNGGKHSLYNLIVALIDPGDEVIIPAPYWLSYPEMVTLVGGVSVIVPTDATTGYKITPEQLRKAITPKTKLFILNSPSNPTGMVYTPDEIKALAKVVVDADIFVVSDEIYEKILYDGAEHISIGSLGKEIFDRTLISNGFAKAYSMTGWRIGYLAGPVEIIKAASTIQGHSTSNVCTFAQYGAIAALQSSQDCVEEMRQAFAKRRQVMLDRLNAIPGLSTAKPDGAFYLFPDISKTGLKSLEFCDALLEKHQVAVIPGIAFGADDNIRLSYATDMATIEKGMDRLEKFVKSRI; translated from the coding sequence ATGAAGCTGGCAGCAAGAGTAAGTCAGGTAACACCTTCATTAACCTTAGCGATCGCAGCCAAGGCTAAGGCACTGAAGGTAGAAGGAATAGATGTTTGTAGTTTTAGCGCCGGAGAACCAGATTTTGATACCCCAGCGCATATTAAAGCCGCAGCAGTCAAAGCTTTGGATGAAGGCAAAACCAAGTACGGTGCAGCAGCTGGAGAACCAAAGTTAAGGGAAGCGATCGCCCGTAAGCTTAAAATTGATAACGGTCTTGATTACAAGTCAGAGAATGTGATCGTCACCAATGGCGGTAAGCATTCTTTGTACAACTTAATAGTGGCGCTAATCGATCCCGGTGATGAGGTAATTATCCCTGCGCCCTACTGGCTAAGTTATCCCGAAATGGTGACTTTAGTCGGTGGAGTCTCGGTGATTGTGCCCACAGATGCCACGACTGGTTATAAAATTACTCCCGAACAACTCCGTAAAGCAATCACGCCCAAGACGAAGTTATTTATCCTCAACTCCCCATCTAATCCTACAGGGATGGTTTACACGCCAGATGAAATCAAAGCACTGGCGAAGGTAGTAGTTGATGCAGATATCTTTGTCGTCTCTGATGAGATTTACGAAAAGATTCTCTACGACGGTGCAGAACATATCAGCATCGGTTCTCTAGGGAAGGAAATTTTTGACCGCACTTTGATCAGTAATGGGTTTGCGAAAGCTTATTCCATGACTGGGTGGCGTATCGGCTATTTAGCGGGGCCAGTAGAGATTATTAAAGCAGCGAGTACCATCCAAGGGCATAGTACATCTAACGTGTGTACCTTTGCCCAATATGGTGCGATCGCGGCGCTACAAAGTTCTCAAGATTGTGTCGAAGAAATGCGCCAAGCCTTTGCTAAACGCCGACAGGTAATGCTAGACAGACTCAACGCCATTCCCGGATTGAGTACTGCAAAACCAGATGGCGCGTTTTATCTGTTCCCTGATATCAGCAAAACTGGTCTAAAATCCCTAGAATTTTGTGATGCTTTGCTGGAAAAACACCAAGTTGCAGTCATTCCCGGAATTGCTTTTGGTGCTGATGACAACATTCGCCTTTCCTACGCCACAGATATGGCGACAATTGAAAAGGGAATGGATAGATTAGAGAAATTTGTCAAGTCACGTATTTAG
- a CDS encoding ribonuclease T2 family protein, whose translation MQIKKLFIASSLLITSLFIPNTAIAQNRGTPGQFDFYVLTLSWSPDYCAANGTRDPQQCGSGKKLGFVLHGLWPQYQSGYPANCSTQKLPSEVKRRFSNLFPSPKLLDHEWEKHGTCSGKTPAEYLAFSKKLKDAIAIPAAYNRPNKPLRTTITNFKNSFVSANNQITADGVAPFCSGSGRFLQEVFFCYSKNGEAGICSGEILKRSQKSCGQPDFLLRNVR comes from the coding sequence ATGCAGATCAAGAAACTTTTCATCGCATCTTCTCTGTTAATTACTAGTCTTTTTATACCTAATACTGCCATTGCTCAAAATCGCGGTACTCCGGGTCAATTTGATTTTTATGTACTGACACTCTCTTGGTCGCCGGATTATTGTGCAGCAAACGGCACCCGTGACCCGCAGCAGTGTGGTTCTGGAAAGAAACTTGGTTTTGTACTACATGGTTTGTGGCCACAGTACCAAAGTGGTTATCCTGCTAATTGTTCCACGCAAAAATTACCGTCGGAAGTAAAGCGACGGTTTTCTAATTTGTTTCCTAGCCCTAAACTTCTCGATCATGAATGGGAAAAACATGGTACTTGTTCGGGGAAAACTCCTGCGGAATACTTGGCATTTAGTAAAAAGTTAAAAGATGCGATCGCTATTCCGGCAGCTTATAATCGTCCTAATAAACCTTTGCGTACCACAATTACAAATTTTAAAAATTCATTTGTGAGTGCGAATAATCAAATTACTGCTGATGGTGTAGCACCTTTTTGTTCAGGTTCAGGAAGATTTTTGCAAGAAGTCTTCTTTTGTTATTCCAAAAACGGTGAAGCTGGTATTTGTAGTGGGGAGATTTTGAAGCGATCGCAAAAAAGTTGTGGTCAACCAGATTTCTTATTGAGAAACGTTAGATAA
- a CDS encoding inorganic phosphate transporter: MEYLFLALALGLALSFEFVNGFHDTANAVATVIYTHSLKPNIAVVWSGCWNLIGVLTSTGAVAFGIVALLPVELVINVGSSAGFAMVFALLISAIMWNLGTWYLGLPASSSHTLIGSIMGVGLANSLLSKGHVFGEGVNWAKTEEVFTSLLVSPIVGFTCAGLLLLLAKRLIRRPELYRAPEGNKTPPPWIRGLLILTCTGVSFAHGSNDGQKGMGLIMLILVGILPGMFALNMDTNAGAIAQLAATSNSVIPVLQQQVPGTFLNSQNITDELSNFLKPTGEAKDKTFAALAAKSRTIGDKLAGKTSFKQLSSDELSSLRTDMYLVAGTIGKLDNQKKLTDAKQEEVLTSYKKQLDKVTKFIPNWVKFAVAIALGLGTMIGWKRIVVTVGEKIGKDHLTYAQGASAELVAMTTIGAADYFGLPVSTTHVLSSGVAGTMAANHSGLQTDTLRNILLAWVLTLPVCVLLGSATYAGSLYIVFNILSFK, encoded by the coding sequence ATGGAATATTTATTTCTAGCTTTGGCGCTGGGTCTAGCACTCAGCTTTGAATTTGTCAATGGTTTTCATGATACTGCAAATGCAGTTGCTACAGTCATTTACACTCATAGCCTAAAGCCAAACATCGCCGTCGTCTGGTCAGGCTGTTGGAACCTAATTGGTGTGCTGACATCAACTGGAGCCGTTGCTTTTGGTATTGTTGCCCTGCTTCCGGTTGAGTTGGTAATTAATGTTGGCTCAAGTGCAGGCTTTGCAATGGTATTTGCACTTTTGATTTCAGCGATCATGTGGAACTTGGGAACCTGGTACTTGGGCTTACCTGCATCCAGTTCACATACGCTGATTGGTTCAATTATGGGTGTCGGTTTAGCAAATTCATTGTTGTCTAAGGGTCATGTCTTTGGCGAGGGCGTGAATTGGGCAAAGACCGAGGAAGTTTTCACATCTCTACTGGTTTCGCCAATTGTTGGATTCACCTGCGCCGGACTGCTGTTACTGCTGGCGAAAAGACTGATCAGACGACCAGAGTTGTACCGTGCGCCAGAAGGGAATAAAACACCACCGCCTTGGATACGTGGTTTGTTAATCTTGACATGTACTGGTGTGAGCTTCGCCCACGGTTCAAATGATGGTCAAAAAGGTATGGGTCTGATCATGCTCATCTTAGTGGGCATTCTACCAGGTATGTTTGCACTGAATATGGATACCAATGCCGGAGCGATCGCTCAGTTGGCCGCTACGTCCAACTCTGTGATTCCGGTGCTGCAACAACAAGTACCCGGAACATTCTTAAACAGCCAAAACATCACAGATGAGCTTTCCAACTTCCTCAAACCAACTGGCGAAGCTAAGGACAAAACATTCGCAGCCCTTGCTGCCAAAAGTCGGACAATTGGAGACAAGCTTGCTGGTAAGACTAGTTTCAAGCAGCTTTCAAGCGATGAGCTAAGTTCATTACGAACCGATATGTATTTAGTCGCTGGAACAATTGGAAAACTGGACAACCAGAAAAAATTAACCGATGCTAAACAAGAAGAGGTGCTTACCAGTTATAAGAAGCAGTTGGATAAAGTAACTAAATTTATTCCCAATTGGGTAAAATTTGCCGTTGCCATTGCACTGGGTCTTGGCACAATGATTGGTTGGAAGCGCATCGTGGTGACAGTGGGTGAAAAGATTGGCAAAGACCACCTTACCTATGCTCAAGGAGCTTCCGCCGAGTTAGTCGCTATGACAACTATTGGTGCTGCGGATTACTTCGGTCTGCCAGTCAGCACCACTCACGTCCTGTCATCGGGTGTAGCGGGTACAATGGCGGCAAACCATTCAGGTTTGCAAACGGACACCTTGAGAAATATTCTGCTCGCCTGGGTGCTGACCCTACCAGTTTGCGTACTGCTTGGTTCTGCTACATATGCGGGAAGCTTGTACATAGTCTTTAATATTCTGAGTTTTAAGTAG
- a CDS encoding class I fructose-bisphosphate aldolase — MTTTLKEANSIESLLGKEAEDLLTHKAKVSQDLIHLPGPDFVDRIWINSDRNPQVLRNLQLLYSTGRLANTGYLSILPVDQGIEHSAGASFAPNPIYFDPENIVKLAIAADCNAVATTLGTLGIVSRKYAHKIPFIAKINHNELLTFPNQSDQVLFADVEQAWNLGAAAVGATIYFGSDQSTRQIQEISKAFKRAHELGLVTILWCYLRNNAFKQDKDYHLAADLTGQANHLGVTIEADIIKQKLPENNNGYGAVAKATGKSYGKTDERVYTELTTDNPIDLTRYQVLNCYSGRVGLINSGGATGKNDFAEAIRTAVINKRAGGSGLISGRKTFQRPFEEGVKLFHAIQDVYLSPDVTIA, encoded by the coding sequence ATGACTACAACGCTCAAAGAGGCTAATTCTATCGAGTCATTGCTAGGTAAAGAGGCAGAAGACCTACTTACCCACAAAGCAAAAGTTTCTCAGGATTTAATACATTTGCCGGGGCCAGACTTTGTAGATCGAATCTGGATCAACAGCGATCGCAATCCTCAAGTATTGCGTAATCTCCAGTTACTTTATTCTACTGGTCGTCTGGCAAACACAGGTTATCTCTCGATTTTACCAGTAGACCAAGGGATTGAACACTCGGCGGGTGCGTCTTTTGCGCCCAATCCGATTTACTTTGATCCAGAAAATATTGTTAAGCTAGCGATCGCCGCAGATTGCAATGCGGTTGCTACGACTTTGGGGACATTAGGGATCGTTTCGCGCAAGTATGCCCACAAAATTCCCTTTATTGCCAAAATCAATCACAACGAATTGCTGACTTTCCCCAATCAATCTGATCAAGTATTGTTTGCTGATGTGGAACAAGCTTGGAATTTAGGGGCGGCTGCCGTAGGTGCGACAATTTACTTTGGCTCAGACCAGTCTACCAGACAAATCCAAGAAATCAGCAAAGCTTTTAAACGCGCCCATGAACTCGGTTTGGTCACAATTCTCTGGTGCTATCTGCGGAATAACGCTTTTAAACAAGATAAAGATTACCACCTTGCGGCTGACCTCACCGGACAAGCGAATCATTTGGGTGTGACGATTGAAGCCGACATCATCAAACAAAAGTTACCCGAAAATAACAATGGTTACGGTGCAGTCGCTAAAGCTACTGGTAAGAGTTACGGCAAAACCGATGAGCGGGTTTACACAGAATTGACAACTGACAACCCAATTGATTTAACTCGTTACCAGGTGCTGAATTGCTACTCTGGGCGTGTGGGACTGATTAATTCTGGTGGCGCGACTGGTAAAAATGACTTCGCCGAAGCAATTCGCACTGCTGTAATTAACAAACGCGCTGGTGGTTCAGGATTAATTTCTGGGCGAAAAACTTTCCAGCGTCCCTTTGAGGAAGGTGTGAAGCTATTTCACGCCATTCAAGATGTTTACTTGTCACCAGATGTGACGATAGCTTAG
- a CDS encoding AAA family ATPase, with amino-acid sequence MKLFNILIQQSRVLNRSAKTLTSPQLPLNAYTNAPQQHPNLILSSLQLLFWLSFRPLAWRNHLKRIDPNLESDSSVIILLRRGRWRNLALWRLFIQGYLILPILANLLVPILANLLVGLILWALGEPIAFSVALDVKFGVTVGVAAGVAAGVTVGVAAGVAAGVTVGVAGDVVGGVTFDVTVGLAVGIARGVASSVVGDMTRGVAFGVAVGVAEGVVLGVLGGVAFGVAVGVVGGVTRGVVGGVTAGVAAGVGVTINLWRPVLSFPFLIVWNYLLYRLDQKRNGKSPSLLRYHSAFWDEWQHLHLPALDKHLLFVITHNPVEGKAALEYLSTSRQRWAAQAVQIELDARSLQGCADVEAIREAHRILIIDELENELSPSLILKMFSRISEDVDAALNQASAYNQRLALRAFADKLNLQLENFARSSDKYTVRFYPIIKSWREIVTKYVEELAKITELRQEIDLPYIIGVPLTREQEIFTGRDDIGLRIEQLLLDHRRPPLLLYGQRRMGKTSLLNNIGKLLPSNIIPMFVDLQGAPSSASDHAGFLYNLARDMEKSAKKQGLTLPSLAREVLKSDPFTYFDEWLDKVEQALEQNTALLALDEFEVLDNAIAKGRFDEQDVLGMLRHLIQHRPRFKVLLAGSHTIEEYQRWASYLINVQVVHISYLKEAEARQLIEHPVKDFTLRYESNAVERVLQLTRCHPFLVQLLCAEIIVLKNEQDPSIRRLATLADVEAAIPEALQSGSFFFADIQNNQVDATGQAILRFIAAQGEGAIVSRQTLLQQFSDANITFSLLLQRELIEEVDDGYGFQVELIRRWFI; translated from the coding sequence GTGAAACTCTTTAATATCCTGATTCAGCAAAGCCGAGTATTAAATAGAAGTGCAAAAACGTTGACCTCACCACAACTACCTCTTAACGCCTACACCAATGCACCCCAGCAGCACCCCAACTTAATACTGAGTAGCCTACAACTGCTTTTCTGGCTTTCTTTTCGCCCTTTAGCTTGGCGTAACCACCTCAAGCGCATTGACCCTAACCTAGAATCAGACTCCTCTGTGATTATCTTGTTGAGACGAGGGCGATGGCGAAACCTTGCTCTGTGGCGGCTGTTCATCCAGGGATACTTAATCTTACCTATCCTGGCTAACTTACTGGTACCTATCCTGGCTAACTTACTGGTGGGCTTAATACTGTGGGCATTGGGTGAACCAATAGCTTTTAGCGTTGCGCTGGACGTGAAGTTCGGCGTGACGGTAGGCGTGGCGGCAGGCGTGGCGGCAGGCGTGACGGTAGGCGTGGCGGCAGGCGTGGCGGCAGGCGTGACGGTAGGCGTGGCGGGAGACGTGGTAGGAGGCGTAACGTTCGACGTGACGGTAGGTCTGGCGGTAGGTATAGCGAGAGGCGTGGCGTCGAGTGTGGTGGGAGACATGACAAGAGGCGTGGCGTTCGGCGTGGCGGTAGGGGTAGCGGAAGGTGTGGTGCTAGGTGTGTTGGGAGGCGTAGCGTTCGGCGTGGCGGTAGGCGTGGTGGGAGGGGTGACGAGAGGCGTGGTGGGAGGGGTGACAGCAGGCGTGGCAGCAGGCGTTGGAGTAACTATTAATTTATGGCGACCTGTTTTATCCTTTCCATTTCTCATTGTCTGGAATTATCTGCTCTATAGATTAGATCAAAAACGTAATGGTAAAAGCCCTTCTTTATTGCGCTATCATTCCGCCTTCTGGGATGAGTGGCAGCATTTACATCTGCCTGCGTTAGACAAGCATCTCCTCTTCGTAATCACACATAACCCAGTTGAAGGCAAAGCCGCCCTAGAATACCTAAGCACCAGCCGTCAGCGCTGGGCAGCGCAAGCTGTACAAATTGAACTGGATGCACGCAGTTTACAAGGCTGCGCTGATGTTGAAGCTATCCGTGAAGCTCATCGCATTTTAATAATTGATGAACTAGAGAATGAACTTAGCCCTAGCCTCATACTAAAAATGTTTAGCCGTATCAGCGAGGATGTTGATGCTGCTCTCAATCAAGCAAGTGCTTATAACCAGCGTTTAGCTCTGAGAGCTTTTGCAGATAAATTAAATCTACAGTTGGAGAACTTCGCTCGTAGCAGCGACAAATACACAGTCCGTTTCTACCCCATTATCAAAAGTTGGCGTGAGATAGTAACTAAGTATGTAGAAGAACTGGCTAAAATTACTGAACTCCGTCAAGAAATTGACTTGCCTTACATCATCGGCGTACCCCTCACACGGGAGCAAGAAATTTTCACGGGGCGTGATGACATCGGCTTACGCATTGAGCAACTACTTTTAGACCACCGTCGTCCACCTCTGCTACTATACGGTCAGCGACGTATGGGTAAAACTTCCCTCCTTAATAACATCGGAAAGTTACTACCTAGTAACATCATCCCCATGTTTGTAGACTTGCAAGGCGCACCTTCATCAGCCAGTGACCATGCAGGTTTTCTCTACAACCTGGCTAGAGATATGGAGAAGTCAGCGAAAAAGCAAGGTTTAACTCTACCGTCCCTAGCCCGCGAAGTGTTAAAATCTGACCCCTTCACCTATTTCGATGAATGGCTAGATAAAGTAGAACAGGCTCTAGAACAAAATACCGCCTTACTAGCGCTAGATGAATTCGAGGTGCTAGACAACGCCATAGCCAAAGGACGCTTTGATGAACAGGATGTTTTGGGAATGCTGCGTCACCTCATCCAACACCGTCCCCGCTTCAAGGTGTTATTGGCTGGCTCTCATACTATCGAAGAATATCAGCGCTGGGCTAGTTATCTCATTAATGTCCAAGTAGTGCATATCTCCTACCTCAAAGAAGCGGAAGCACGACAATTAATTGAACATCCCGTCAAAGATTTTACTCTGCGCTATGAATCCAACGCTGTTGAACGAGTATTGCAACTCACCCGCTGTCACCCATTCTTAGTACAACTATTATGTGCAGAAATTATTGTCCTTAAGAACGAACAAGACCCCTCTATCCGGCGATTGGCAACTTTAGCGGATGTGGAAGCCGCGATACCAGAAGCTTTGCAAAGTGGTAGTTTTTTCTTTGCTGACATTCAAAATAACCAAGTAGACGCTACTGGACAAGCTATTCTACGTTTTATCGCTGCTCAAGGGGAAGGGGCTATAGTTAGCCGCCAAACTCTATTGCAACAGTTCTCCGATGCTAATATTACTTTCAGCTTGCTGTTGCAACGGGAGTTAATTGAGGAAGTTGACGACGGCTATGGCTTCCAGGTGGAGTTGATTCGCCGCTGGTTTATTTGA
- a CDS encoding type II toxin-antitoxin system VapC family toxin, producing MIILDTHIWIWWVDNNERLNQKYRDCIEEYQSQGLGVSIISCWEVAKLVENRKLAFSISVDEWIAVALAYPGVQLLELTIPIIVESTKLTGFHRDPSDQIIVATARINGCPLLTVDAKILAYPGVQTLKK from the coding sequence ATGATAATTTTAGATACCCATATTTGGATTTGGTGGGTAGATAATAATGAACGACTAAACCAGAAATATAGAGATTGCATTGAAGAATATCAATCTCAAGGACTAGGAGTCAGCATTATTTCTTGTTGGGAAGTCGCCAAACTGGTTGAGAATCGCAAACTTGCTTTTTCAATTTCAGTTGACGAGTGGATAGCAGTAGCTTTAGCTTATCCAGGAGTGCAGCTACTCGAACTGACAATACCAATTATCGTTGAATCAACCAAACTCACAGGTTTTCACCGAGATCCATCTGACCAAATCATTGTAGCCACTGCCAGAATTAACGGCTGTCCGTTACTAACTGTTGACGCCAAAATTCTGGCATATCCTGGGGTGCAAACTCTCAAAAAGTAA
- a CDS encoding ATP-binding protein: MMARSLRVAPEYIEKVKSALGRNGYPSQQSLATDTGFSLSTVKNFLTGKPVDYLNFVELSEKLGLDWREIAYKELENPQQFRLEKKQEKLQEAWNILHKKVSQIRQDSLIETGTPNKFQLEHQLKQAEDELENIEAKLKQIEAALQLPLQTQTSENKVQNLSLKTQPTNGEASPFITGPPITQPRYFFGREKELKRLFNLLKRHPLQNSAIIGKKRSGKTSLLHYLKNITTTPAEKLRPQQKSDWLPHPENYHWIFVDLQDARMQNRASLLKYILESLKMQVSTPCDLDHFMNVVSDNLHSPTVILLDEISVGLQRCPELDDGFWESLRSLATNHTGGNLAFVLATPESPIDMAHNTGHSSPFFNIFGYTAHLEALTETEARELIASSPIAFTDEDVEWILTQSCCWPLLLQILCREKLFNLEEGENDDNWREEGLRQMKSFTHLLDSELAK; this comes from the coding sequence ATGATGGCGCGATCGCTCCGAGTAGCCCCAGAGTATATTGAAAAAGTTAAGTCAGCACTTGGGCGTAACGGCTATCCCAGCCAGCAGTCTTTGGCTACTGATACAGGATTTTCTCTCTCCACAGTCAAAAACTTTCTCACTGGTAAACCTGTTGACTATCTAAATTTTGTAGAACTTAGCGAGAAATTGGGGCTAGACTGGCGAGAAATTGCATACAAAGAACTAGAAAATCCGCAACAATTTAGATTAGAGAAGAAACAAGAAAAACTTCAAGAAGCGTGGAATATCCTGCACAAAAAAGTTAGCCAAATAAGGCAAGACTCATTGATTGAAACTGGGACACCAAATAAGTTTCAATTAGAACATCAGTTGAAACAAGCAGAAGATGAATTAGAAAATATTGAAGCTAAACTTAAGCAAATTGAAGCAGCATTGCAATTACCTTTACAAACCCAAACATCAGAAAATAAAGTTCAAAATCTTTCACTTAAAACCCAGCCAACTAACGGGGAAGCATCACCCTTCATCACTGGCCCACCCATCACCCAACCGCGTTACTTTTTTGGACGCGAAAAAGAATTAAAACGCCTCTTCAACTTACTCAAACGCCATCCCCTGCAAAACTCCGCCATTATCGGGAAAAAGCGTAGCGGCAAAACATCCCTGCTGCACTACTTAAAAAATATCACCACCACCCCAGCAGAAAAGCTGCGTCCTCAGCAAAAATCTGACTGGCTACCGCATCCAGAAAATTACCATTGGATTTTCGTAGACTTGCAAGACGCACGAATGCAGAACCGAGCCAGTTTGCTAAAGTACATCCTAGAATCACTGAAGATGCAAGTGTCTACACCTTGCGATTTAGATCATTTCATGAATGTAGTCAGCGATAATTTGCATTCTCCCACAGTCATCTTATTGGATGAGATTAGTGTTGGCTTGCAACGCTGTCCAGAATTAGATGATGGCTTTTGGGAAAGTTTGCGTTCCTTAGCAACTAACCACACAGGGGGGAATCTAGCATTTGTCTTGGCTACCCCCGAATCGCCGATTGACATGGCGCATAACACAGGACACAGTTCACCCTTTTTCAATATTTTCGGCTACACCGCACATCTGGAAGCATTAACTGAAACAGAAGCGCGAGAATTGATAGCTAGTTCGCCCATTGCCTTCACTGATGAAGATGTAGAGTGGATTTTGACACAAAGTTGCTGCTGGCCACTGTTGTTACAAATTCTGTGTAGAGAAAAATTATTTAACTTAGAAGAAGGGGAGAATGATGATAATTGGCGTGAGGAAGGTTTACGACAAATGAAATCATTTACTCATTTATTAGATTCAGAACTAGCGAAGTAA